cagctcgggctccttcactgccagagaggtgacattccacatcccaagagccagcttctgtagccggggatcgatcggcaaggtccccgcctttggccaccgcgcagctcacactgcacccgacccctatggcccctcccacaggtggtgagcccatgggatgggggcacccacgttaccctttcgggctgtgcccggctgggccccatgggtgcaggcccggccagcaggcgctcgccttcgaacCCCACCTCCAGGGCTGGTTCCAGAGGGGgtccccggtgacccgcgtccggggaagggaaacctagatccatatattttgttcatcataggggtttttggagccgtgctttatctggtccctcacctaggacctgtttgccatgggtgaccccaCCAGGAGCATGAAGCCCCGGAcgacttagctcctaggatcattgggacacacaaacccctccaccacgataaggtgacggctcaaggagaggtcctttgtcaccgattctgttcataacttttatggacagaattttaaggcgcagccgaggcgtagaggggtccggtttggtggcctcagtattgcatctctgctttttgcagatgatgtggttctgttggcttcatcaggccgtgatctccaactcgcactggagcggttcgcagcttggatgagaatcagcacctctaaatctgagaacTTGGTCCTTAGTCAGAAAAGgctggagtgccctctccaggtcggggatgagatccttccccaagtgggggagttcaaatatcttggggtcttgttcacgagtgagggaagaatggaacgggagatcgacaggcagatcggtgcggcgtctgcagtgatgcggactttgtatcggtcccttgtggtgaagaaggagctaagccgaaaggcggagctctcgatctacgttcctatcctcacctatggtcacgagctgtgggtcgtgaccaaaagaacaagatcccggatacaagcggtcgTAATGAGTttatctcccttagagatagggtgagatgctcggtcatccgggaggatctcagagtcgagccgttgctccttcacatcgagaggagccagacgaggtgcctcgggcatctgtttaggatgcctcctggacgcctccccgttgaggtgttccaggcacgtcccaccggggggagacccctgggacgacccaggatacgctggagagactacgtctctcggctagCCTGGGAGCGCCTGGGGATCCCCTCGGaaaagctagaggaagtggctggggagagggaagtctgggcttccctgctgagactgctgcccccgcgacccgaccccggataagcggaagacaatggatggatggatggacaattacaGAAATTGAAGTTTTatatgcaaaatacatttaacaatctGACCATTTATGAACTGTGCATTTATCTATGCTTGGGAAATACTGTGAATAAGAACTCGGTCCTAAACATATGTAAGTTTTGTAGggttttaatgtaatttaatataattgttgtgatgtgtttgtaactgttcttgtttttgttgtctgcGTTTATTCTGTAATGGTGTATTGCAGCGTTAAGATGACAATGGTTGATAAGGACTCCAGCAAGAAAAGTGCTGGCGTTAGCCAAAGCGAATGGAGAtccaaatgaatgaaatgaaatgaaataaatgagcGAAGAAGTGAGAGTTTTCATTGATATGGACTTTGGACTTTTTCAGGTGGCCTCTCAGGTTCCCAATACAGAAAAAAGGTGCAAGTGTGGTATTTGACTCTGACCAGACAAGTCTATACTTCCAACTTTATGGGAACAGTTTTCTCTGTACCAACAAAAATGCCATAGTGCAACGCAACAACAAGCAAGGTGCACAAATGAATGAGAGGAGGagtttggtatggatgaacttgactggtcaGAAAGAAGCCGACTGCAACATCGTCAAGATCCTTCGGAAGACCTGAACATTTTGAGACGGGCCATCTCTTCTGGAAGAAGAGGCAACAAAATTCCTCGGACACAATCCAAAATCTATGAGAAAGTCTGCCCCGAGAAGTGAAAGCTGTTATACTGTGCCTGCAAAATGGGGGACCAATTCCACATTTTCTGTCATTATAACTTCCTCTAATTGTCAGAGGTTGTAATATTTATGCCATCCATTCAGTCTGTTCATTCTCATATTTGGGTAAGCGGTGGGGTGCATCAGGACTAATAACTAATGGTCAATTACAGGGCGATCCTTAaggacagacaaccattcacccaTTCACGGCAATGTAGACTATCCAATTTGATTCCCTTGGCGTCCAggaaaaaatattgcattgCCAAAAAAATGTGAGTGTCCACAATGGAAAATTCACTCTTACGAAATTATTCTGTAAATGGTTAATATTGCGATCACCTACTTTGAATTTTATTGAAACCAAACCAAGACAATTTTTATTGAATGTGTTTCTGATTGGACTAAAAGCATAAGTGCACAATCTGGTGTTAGGCCATGAAAGTCTCAGTCTCGAACTTGCAACTATAGCCCATGATTCACTTCCTTGATTTCCTCCAGGATGACAGCTGCTCTGTGGCTTTCCAATTCTCGAGAAGTTGACTTGCGGTTGTGCGTCGCTCCTGGAGTTTTCTAACTGTGCGTACGTATTACTTTCAGTATGAAAACTTTTACAATATGAAAAAGGAAACTCAGGACATGGTTACTTGTGCAGGGATGACACGAGGAGCAACTTAAATGGAGCTTTTTTAAGACTGGTCTCATATGAAAGTACGGGGGGGAAGAACAACTACTATTTAAAACAATGTTAATATGGTagatttacaatttttatttgcatGCATCAATTCTACACTCCGCAGATGTCACtcgtttttattctttttaaagatacattttatagttttttttttattattttttttattattgcttaTTCCTGTGCAGGGCGACTGAAGCTTATTCCATCTGACACTGAGCAAGAGGTGGAGTACGCTTTGGATGGGCCGCcactgccagccaatcacacggtCATATAgcgaaacaaccattcacgctcacatcgcaccaatggacaatttggcacacccgtgaccctagtgaggaaaatggaGGGAATGATGGATATATACTGTTCAGATGTGAATGCCAATTGCACGGTACATGATTCAAATAGATacagtgtatatacagtaccgAAGTCAATATGAACAATAGCAAGAATATTGATTCGTATTGCATGTAGCAAAACACAACTATACATGAATACATAGTatacaaacagaatactatACTACGCAAACAAAATAtgcagttgtgaatgtgaaggAATGTGTGACTAGGCATTGGGTAGTGTTTGTGATAACGATACAGAGATCAACTGTATTATACAtcaatataataacaataaatagaaCTTTGACTCATCTCTGGTTTAGCTGAGCAGTTGGAGCTAATAGGTGAATTCATCAATCTGTCTTGCATCAAGCTGGCAAGGGAAACGAGTTGTTGTACTGACatgatggggaaaaaaggttACAGAAATAGAACAGATCCACCacatggtaaaaaaacaaaacaaaagcagaacagATCTCATTTGTCCTCAGGGTTTGAAAGTAAAAATTGTCCTTGGACTGGCTGCAGAGAAAAGGTGGTCAGATTTTCATCAAGGTTTGTGTTGTGGGTGAAAATAAGAAGCCTGGGGTTTTGGAATGCGTCTCGTCAGACTCTCTTCTGATCTTGGATGAACCTTCTACTTTGACCCAACTTGGAGCAATTTCTCTTCAGCAGGAAGGGGGCATGCTGTCATTGCAGCACACCATGCCAAGATCAACTCAGCCGGCTCAAGACTTTTCCACATTTGCCTGCAGGGCTTGTTTTGCTTTCCTAActaaatcatttgaaatgatttacaaTAGTGCTTGGTGCTGATTGGTGATGCACAATAAAGGAGCATTCTATTCACATTCGGAAAAGTACAAGTTGCAAGGTTGCAAAGAAATTCAATTTGATGACTGCAGAAAAGGAAAATGTGTTGCAATGCgtgtctccaaaaaaaaaatactgagcaTGGTTTGCTTGGGCTGGATTTGTAACAGCATTTACCAACATTTTGGGACATTCCCAAGGTTGGGAAAATAATCTGGGAAAATAATAATGGCCATCTGCAAAGTGTCTAGACCTGCTGTATGTTTATCCGAGTGATTAGCATGACTGGAAAATCAACACTCTTAAGACAAGTCATTGAGTTTGACATGGCATGTACACTGGACCCTTTAAAATCTAACACAATTTCTTTAAAGCGcttgtgtcaaactggtggcctgggGGCAAGATCCGGCCCACCGCAtctttttatgtggcctgcgagaGCAAATCACGTGCATCGACTGTGTGTTTCTttctaaaataccaaaattgcaaattatcttcacttttaaaaatatggacatattgcaagcatttttgttaccaattccCCTTTTAAAACAACTTGAATAATACTGTAGTTGAGCAGTTTTTACTAGTTATCCATCgatatgtgtatatgtaataatatgaggcgatccTACATTCAAATGGGTTCACAGCCAACAGCCTTCTGAGTGAAACCATAAGTATGATGCGGTccgcgacaaaaatgaatttgacacccctgctttagtgGATGCTGGTCAACTATGGAGCAAGAAGAGTGCCATTAAGTTGTGGCTGtgatattacaaaacaaacaactattggCACTAATAACGATTCCCCCGAACAATACAAGcatacaaaaacactttttttcttcttccagtgTCTGTTATTCAATATTAACCTCCTTGTTTTCacattaggttttttttttttttaactttcaaattaatggcatttttttttttgggtgggggctcTGAGAAGAGAGTAGAGCTGGCTATATAGTCAACCTCttttttgtttgggacatttctTCCATCGAAGTAATTGTTTCCAACTGTCGCCATCGGAAAACCTTTCTAAAACGAACTTCGTATGTCATAGAAGTGTAAAAATGAGGTTGAAGTCCAAAGAGTAAAACATCTAAATTTGATTCTATGAGGGCATAATTCAAAGCCATATTGAAGTGTAAAAACCAGATAACCactattataataaataataagtaaTAAAACGAATAAACAAGACTATACTGTGATTGCGAGTGACGATGGTGAAACTCGAATCTAGCTAGAATTTCAACGTGTCAGCTTCTAAAAACATTGGGTTCATTCTTTGTCtcttacatttttcttctcccaACAGTCCAAGAGCCAGACGTGAGAATTAATCTCACAAAGACCTTTTGTGAGCATAGATGACAACAACCTGCACCATTTATTCACCAAAGCAACAACATTCTGTTTCACACGGTCCACTGTATTAAATAGGGAAAAGGCCTGCAAAACTCTAAATGGTCTCTAATATTTAGCGAaacaatgtttctttttgtgtgaaaaaaaaaagaaagaaactgaaCAGACATTCATTAACAGTGACAGCATAATTGAAAGTCATTTATATGGGTGTTTGTTCAGCTCTGTTTTGGTGGGAAATAATACAACCATAAGGCTTTGTAAGACTAATTGCATAGCATAAATGCATTGTAATAGCAGAGGGTTGAAAATggactctcattcgctgacccCCATTGGCTGAATCAGGCTGAAACATTTAGCACAGAAAATCACAACTCACACTGCGCAAGGGGAGCAGATTTAACAGCTGTTGTATTCATTTGGTACCTCAGTACGGCAGCTGTGGCTGTGGCTGAAGGGTCGCcagttcaaatcctggctcaCACTGTCTGTATGTTGGTGGCCtggggcaagacactgaaccctaatttgcacccagtgggcctggcagcacccTGCACGGCAGCAGCTGCCCATTTGAGTGACTGTGAGActttgtaaagcgcttcggGCGCTGTGATGgcgtagataaagcgctatataagtgcagttcATTTACCAATGACTTCAATTGACAGAATGAAATATGTTTTGACTCTTGAAACATATTACAGAAAATCAACTTTTTAATTTCTTGAAGACAAATCATTGTGTCTCTGGAGTGCATGGAGTTATTTGGAATTATCATTTGTAGTTTTATTAATTGGGCATTGCgttgcatttttatgtatgGTATGGTCTCCATTTTAAGAGTAAATAATAGTAACTACTTTTAACATAATAATGAAGTTTTTTCTTGATTCTTTGGCGCCCACTAGAGGCCATGATGCTTTAGTGCATTGTAGTGCATGGTACTACAGTAGTTGAAACTGGGCTAATGTTTCAATTGGGCCACACATTGCGCTGTGATTCTGCAGGTTAACACCGGGAGTGTTTaccatttttattacattttgttgcAGAAAATTCGTCTGAATTACTGATTTGTTTCCaaaatttttataataataacaataataataataactattattattattattattattataatatctgtgtatgaatgtgtatgCCTGTGACctcggggggatcccgaggcgttcccaggccagctgtgtcgtccccggggtttcctcccggtgggacgtgcccggaacacctcaccagggaggtgtccgggaggcatctgcaTGTGGCTcgtctcgatgtggaggagcaggggctctactctgagatcctcccggatgaccgagcttctcaccctatctctaagggagagcccggacaccctgcagaggaaactcatttcggccgcttgtatccgggatcttgttcgaACCACAGctcgtgagggtaggaacatagatcgaccagtaaattgagagcttcgcctttcggtttcactccttctttaccacaaagtccgcatcactgcagacgctgcaccgatccgcctgtcgacctcccgttccattcttccctcactcgtgaacaagaccctaagatacttgaactcctccacttgaggcaggatctcatcccgacctggagagggcacgccacccttttccgactaaggaccatggtctcagatttggaggtgctgattctcatcccagtcgcttcacgctctgctgcgaaccgctccagtgagagttggagatcacggcttgatgaaaccaacataaccacatcatctgcaaatagcagagatgcaatactgaggtcacgaaacacatggagactggttgggaaaactcccatgcaccctcgaggaccctgccgagggtgtagagctggtccactgttccacggccaggacgaaaaccacactgctcctcctgaatctgagattcgaccctcctctccagaaaccctgaatagaccttaccagggaggctgaggagtgtgagccccctgtagttggaacacaccctccggtcccccttcttaaaaagggggaccaccaccccagtctgccaatccagaggcactgtccccgatgtccacgcgatgttgcagaggcgtgtcaaccaggacagccccacaatatCCAGAGCCTTCAAGGAACTCTGGGCGATTCTCAtgcacccccagggccttgccaccgagaagctttttcaccccctcggtgacctcaaccccagagataggagagcccgcctcagagaacccagactctgcttcctcatgggaaggcgtgtcggtggaattgaggaagtcttccaagtattctccccaccggctcacaacgtcccgagtccaggtcagcagcgccccatccccactaaacacagtgttgatggtgcactgctgcACTCAGGtgatgggaagggggacccacgttacccttttgggctgtgcccggccgggccccatgggtgtagGCCACTAGGTGCTCGTCCTCgagtcccacctccaggcctggctccagaggtgggccccggtgacccgcttCCGGGCAAGGGACACCTCAATCCATCAATAtttctcatcataggggtcttttagccgtgctttgtctggtcccttatctaggacctgtttgccgtgggtgaccctaccaggggtgtgaagccccagacaaattagctccgaggatcattgggacacacaaacccctccaccacgataaggtgacggcttccaggatgGGTTGTAgtagttctttttattttttaaattaaattttttttttgactaatTATTAGCAATCTAAAGTGCTGAAAACGGCTTgttctctttgacgatgcaatgttaacatgccgtttttttttttttcttcttaattcCTGAAAAGCGATGGGCgacacagtgaccgactggttagcacatctgccgcacagctctgaggaccggggttcaaatcccgaccccgcctgtgtggtgtttgcatgttctccccgtgtctgcgtagTTTTACTCCGGGcagtctggtttcctcccacatcccaaaaacatgagtggtaggttgattgaagactctaaattgccccgaggtgtgaatgtgtgcgcgaatggttgtttgtttgtatgtgccctgcgattggctggctaccagttcagggtgtaccccgcctcctgcccgatgatagctgggataggctccagcccgcccgcgaccctagtgaggcgaagcggctcagaaaatggatggatggataggaaaaaaagtcagaaggCCAATTCTGACCTAATTTCTCTCTTAAAAATCATGTcaagtatttatgttttaatttcttGGTGGTAAACTTTAGCTTTCCACCTGCTTTGATATAAtccaatatataaaaaaaatacaaaataaaaaaatcgacaATTTTAATATGGAATTTCACTCTTTCAATGGAACTACTGAAATTAAATGCTAATTCACTGAGATGCAcctatacattatttttgtagaGGCAGAATTTCAGAGCCACGTAGTAGGCTTTGGACAGATTTATATGAACTAAAAATACtgagatatactgtacttaccGGTCAGATGATTTACGCTGGTGGCTGCACTGCCCCACTTTCTCTTTTGCTTTTtgcactaaacaaaaacaaaacaaaaaagcatggGGTCATCACACACAAAAGCATTTGAGAAATTATTCTTGACTGTTGTTGCTCCACTGTATCATAACTAAATGACTCTGGGACTCACGTAGTTGTCTCTGTAGGTCCAGTCTGGGTACCTGGTGGCGTGGATCCGGCTGAGCCGCTCAGATTCTTGGAAGTAACTGAGCAGCTCAGCCGGCGTCAGCGACTTCCACTGTGGACATCACCAAAGTGTCAGCGCACACATGCAGAACAACAACAGACAAGCGACGAGGACGTGTTTGTCGCAAACACACTCACCAGTTGCCCGAGGACCTTATTGACAGCGGCGCTGTCTTGCCATGGCGCAGCGGCCTTCACAAAACCCCCATGAAGATCATGAATGCATGAGGGGGCTTCTTGATGTAAGGCGCGGTGGACTTCTCCGTGCATTTATTCCTCTTTGTTCTCATGGGAAAACAAAGCATCAGCATGTCgcctctgtgtgcatgtgccgggaaatacattttacagagaatACTTACTTTGAATCCGATGGCGAACGTCGAGGAGGATGGCGAACTGGCCCAGGCACAAGCTTGGAAAAGTTCTGTCCTGTTGTCCAAACACCTCAAGACGCACGTGTTGAATAACAGGAAGTGTGCGAAGATGCAAACATTCAGTTCGCTGCCTCACCGGCCCCACATCCAGGCCCCATTCTGAGACCCCAAACTCAGTGTCTCCCAAGAGAAAATTGGACACGAGGTCAGGCCTCGTTGAGCTCTggatttattaaaacatttgcaatacatttaaaGTCTATGCTCCGATCCGGCCGCTTCCTCCGCCTCCAGTGCCTCAAGCTGCCTGTACAAGGCCGACGTCAGGTCCACCTCGGGCCCCACATCCAGGCTCCATGCGGAGCCCCCAAAGTCTGTGTCCCCCAATAAAAAGCTGGACACGAGGTCCCCGTTGAGAGCACCGTGGCCGGTACCGTGAGCTGTGGCGCGGGCActgcaaacacaaataaaaacataggtCAGTTCTGAGACGTGAGTCATGAAACGACTTTCAAAATAATCTCATGACTGCCACTGCAATATTCTGCCTTTCCTCAGGTTATATAATGCTCAGTTTGCTTGGAAACAGAGGTAGTAACTGgaagtttcagtttcagtttatcagtttatttttgaaaggggacaatgcaatttcataaaacacatgaagtacacatggttaaaaaagccagaattagccagaaggctagttttcatctgtagtcccctggccatgatgtaaaaaagcagtaaaatacatctacaagacaatataatacaggatacataatcaaactatactattaagagagaataaaaccataatttttttgatcataacaaaaagacaacataacatacttgtcttttagtgttggcagctataggtgttaactagccacattttcagtttttttgtgaaggccttgtatgttgtaagcagtttaacctcctcaggtactgagttccactcaccagcgctcctcactgaccaggctgacttactgaaagtgctcctgcgcagaggaatctgacagagcctcgagtgacacgctcagagctgtttctttggctgatgaactcagccagaggagctggggccaaatcatgcagtactttataaatcaaatttaaatctgcaaatatgtgaagacggtcccagtttaaaagactgtattttttttaaattgcacagcgatgatagtgccttggttttttatccatcactttaattacttgtttgtacaaaacttccaatgttttttttgcattctgaccagcctgggaccaactggttatgcaatagttaaagtgactaagaatcatcgaatgcaggtaaatttttgcagcttcagttgacatttcattccgaattgcacggaaatttgcgaggtttaatttgatatttttacacaatttgtcaatatgggctttaaaggaaagctgtgactctattattaacccaagatatttgtattggctgacaatttgcattttttctccattaacaagtatgtcggggtcaggtgatactctatttgttttagtgaaatacatgcctacagttttagaaacgtttagctgtagacagcactcctgcaaccaagttgtgacacaggacattagtattagtgagtttagcagcaacagtatctttggagcgaccatgagcaaagaaaactgtgtcatctgcatacattacgcactctgcttcagagcaaacagtgggcaaatcgttgatataaagactaaataaaagggggcccaatattgatccctgagggactccagaggttagcctaagagactctgatctgcagttgttaactgatacagattgtgttcggtcatgcagatatgattcaatccagctcacagctttgcgagagaagttaaattttgagagcttggtcagaagaacagagtgatttactgtatcaaaagctttcctgaggtccaagaacaccgcccctacaactccacccttgtcgagagaagattttattttctcaatgaagaggcatgtagccatttcagtggaatgcttggatctgaaaccaaactgcatggcgtggagagaggggcagctgctgattaaataatggacaatctgctctgacacccatttttctgcaactttggaaatggccaaatGGTAGTCGTCAAGAATTTGGTCCACAATGTAAAGATTTCAGTCCACTTTTCAGATTAAGGTGAAATTATGGACAGAAGTACCAAAGCATATTGGGGCCATAACAAAAATTGAAGCTGCTGTGATCCCATTTACCGGTAGATAGACGAAGGACAGtggcaaaatattaggaacatctCTATAATCAACATATAAGTGCATCTCAATGCATGGAAgatattttctatttaattaaaattaaacattaataataatgtatattataatattattatattatatatggcggcacggtggacgactggttagagcgtcagcctcacagttctgaggacccgggttcaatccccgtccccacctgtgtggagtttgtatgttttctccgggcactccggtttcctcccacatcccaaaaaacatgcattaattggagactctaaattgcccgtaggcatgactgtgaatgcgaatggttgtttgtttcgatgtgccctgcgattggctggcaaccagttcagggtgtaccctgcctcctgcccgatgacag
This window of the Phyllopteryx taeniolatus isolate TA_2022b chromosome 21, UOR_Ptae_1.2, whole genome shotgun sequence genome carries:
- the LOC133471471 gene encoding lymphoid enhancer-binding factor 1-like: MHGEVHRALHQEAPSCIHDLHGGFVKAAAPWQDSAAVNKVLGQLWKSLTPAELLSYFQESERLSRIHATRYPDWTYRDNYCKKQKRKWGSAATSVNHLTGKYSISQYF